Sequence from the uncultured Bacteroides sp. genome:
TAAAAACAAAAAGGCTGGATTTAAGTTCAACTAAATCCAGCCCTTTTATAATTTATTGGATGTTCAAAACTTATTTTATTTCTTTAATCAGATAAATTATAGTTGGCAAGTGATCACTATAACCGTTTAACCAAGTGCTGCCTCCAAAAGTCCTCTTAGGTGATCCCTTATATTTACCTTCCTGCTCAATCATGAAATCGCGATAAAAAATTTCATTTTGGCAAAATTTCAAAGTACTTCTATCATCACCCAACAAATTAGATGATACAACAATCTGATCAAAAAGATTCCACTTTCCTTTGTATGTAAGAGTTCCCATACCTTTTGCCAAAGTATTCCACCAAGGATTATACAATCCGCCTTGTTCAACATCTTTAATTTCACGCTTTGCTCCCAATGCCTGGCTCATACTCTGGTCCATTGGATCGTCATTCATATCTCCCATGATAATTACCTTGGAAGCAGGATCAGCCGTAAGCAAAGAGTCTTTTAGTACACGCACCTGCTGTCCGGCAAGTACACGTGCAGGAGATTCTGCTCCCCTGGAGGGCCAGTGGTTTACTATAACAGTAACCTTTTCATTTGCCAGAATTCCACTAACAATAAGGAAACCACGTGTTTTATGAACTGTGTCATTGGGGTTCACATAGAGATCAAGTTTACTTGTAGTTACCTTAAATAATGCAGGATTATATATAAGTCCACAATCTATGCCACGCTTATCCGGTCCTTCATAATGAACAAACTGATAACCGGTAGATGCAAGGGCAGGTTGTTTGACCAAAGCCTCAAGTACTTTTCTATTTTCAACCTCGGCAACGCCTATAAAGGCAGGTCCTTCGGGTTGTTTGTCTCTTGCAAGCTGGCTTATCACTTGAGCCATATTATGTAGCTTGGATACATACTTTATAGAATCCCATCCATTCTTACCATCGGGTAGGTATTCGTAATCGTCCTTACCCTGATCATGAGTGTAATCAAATAAGTTTTCTAAATTATAAAATGCGGCACTATAGAGTGCATACTTTTTTTCTTGTGCATTACCAAACAAAGAAAAAAGGAGAAGTAGGTTTAATACTATAAGTAATTTTTTCATTTCAAATTTACTTTTATAATGATATTTAATTTATAATTCTTTTAGTGAGGGCCAACAAAGGGTGATTCTTAGACAAAAGTCTTAAAAAAAATCGAGATAGAAACATATTCATAGAAATTTTATACCTAAAAAACTATAAAACAATATTGTTACACCAATGTTGTAGCTTTTCTCCAGAAGTAAACTATCTAAATAAAAATAAGATCGGAAAGATGAATAAACATTCACGCTTTCCGACCTTATTAAATTATTGAATCATATTCTCGTTACAATTAAAGAACAAGAATAGTTTCTATCATAGTTAAGATATTACTTAACTATAACCTTTTTCACTACCCCTTCACCACTCAATATATAAATGCCCTGAGGAAGTGTTACAGAAGTAACTCCTGGCATCAGCTTTTGTTTATATATTGTTTGTCCGGAGATATTATAGATACAAATTGTCTGAGTCTTGTCATTCTGAATAACAAGCTGATTACTTTGCACATAGAAACGAAATGAATCGCTTTCGTTCTTAGAAATACCGGTTGAAGTGTAATCTGTCATAGAGATATCATCAACATTCACACGAGGTTTAGTCCCGGAAGTAGTTAAATTTACTATTTTAATTCTCACATTTCCCGAGATATTAATTGAATACTTATATTCTGTGAATGTATTCGATACACCAATATTTTCGGCAACAGATTTCCATGTAGTTCCTGCATCTGAAGAGTAATATATTCCCAGAGTTGTTGCAACATCAGTTCCGTAGGTACCAGCATATAAAGATAAAGTACCAATACCATTTTGTTTATCAAAATTCATACTAATTGAGCCTGCTGGTTTTATTCGGGCAGATCTTATACCATTTTTTAAATCGCTATTATCACCATTCATTATTAAAGTATTAACAAAGACCCAGCTTCCTGTTGTGCTTTCAACTTCACCATTAAAATATCCAACTGTGTTTTTTTTCTCAAAATCCTCCAAAAATGTTTTAGCTAACTCAGCAGATCCGTTTACAGTTAATTCCTGAGCATCTGTAATTTCAGAACAATTAAGAGAAAGAGTTGACTGATAACTACCTGCTACAGAAGAAGCCATACGAACATAAAAAGTTCCTCCTACAGAAGCAAGAGTTATAGTATTAGACCACGTCTGTTGATCTGATGATATTTCAAAAGGAGTACCAACTTGAACAGAAATGTTACTATTAATATACTCTGTTGAAACAGTTACGCTTTTTACTGATGAGGTTACATTTGGTAATGTTACAAAATCAAGATTCCCACCCTGCGGAGTTGCTGTCACTACAGGTACAGCAACTAATGTTTTTGCACCTATAAGATTTGAAGATAGTCCACCTCCGGCAAGTTTATAATAATATTGTGTATCCGGTGTCAGATTTGCAACAGTTTGTGTTTCAGAAGAAGCATTAACACTTACCGGATAACCACTTACCAATGTTGCTTTATCAGATTGATAAAGACTAAAATCGTACTTTGTTGTTGCATCGCTCACATTCTTCCATGAAGCAACGAATGATTTTGAAGTTACATTTGATGCAGCAAGTACAGGTATACCATCAACAGCCTCAGCAGTCAGATTGACTAAAACTGAGACTCCTCCTCCAGACAAAAGCAATGTTCCTGTAGAAGTTGCAGCTGAAGCAGAAGTATACTGAACAGTAACTTTTGCACCGGCAGTCACCTGATCTTTAGTTAAAACAGATGTAGAAACGCTAAATCCGGTTCCAGTAACACTTACAGCCAAATCGCCAGTTAGATTCTTTCCGCTGACAGATACTTCTTTCTCTAGTATCTTGCTAATTGAAGTAACCCCCAAATCTAGAGTTGAATTATTTGCCGGTGAATACAACACAGGATCAGTATTCTCACTCCATGGGGTTTCCGTCTTAGCTCCCCAGATATACTCAGCCAATTCCGGATAATCTATAAATGGGTTTCGGTTTCCCTGTATTTTAGAAACAGTATTGTTTCTGTTTATCTCCTTATCACTTACAGGATCTTGCTGGCTCCATTTAAGAAGAAGCTGATAAGCCCACTGTTGAAAGGTAGGATAGGTATTTTTATCCAGTTCATTAAGAGCAGATGTAGTAGTCCAATCATTTGAATAGTCTTCATAACATGTTACCATATACATGTATGCGCGGGCAAAATCACCTTTGTATTCATCGGATGGTTCCCATGCATCAATTAAACCTCCGGGGCGGCTACTTGATTTCCCAACTTTTATCACTCCATTTGAATATGTAACAGCACCGTCAACAACAGCCATGGTATAATTACTCTTTGCTGAATTAGCATCACTGTTTGATGGGTTCAGATTATAAAGGTCTCTATAAGACTGACGCTCATCACCTCCCCACCAACTTTTAGGAAATGAATGCTCTATATTCATGCCTGATGCAGCAGAATTACCGTTTACAGGAACCTTATTATTTGAGTACATATCCCAAACTGTTCCATCCGGACGAACATCTGTCTGGGCAAAGCCCGACCACGTACTACCAGCTCCACTACCATAATTCAGCACTTTTGCATTCATAATTATGGAATGTAAAGCAGTTTTCAATTCTGCTTTTTTCTTCCCTACTGCAGATGAATAATAACCACTCGGGACCTGTGCTATTAATTGTCCACCTATACAGACAATTAATAATTGCATTAACAAATACAGAAAAATCTTTTTCATTCTATCGTTTTTTATTTGACTAATTTAAATACACTTAAATATTTTCTTTTCATAGCATATAAAAAAATAGTTCATAGACCTTTAGCTCATTAAGGAGTGCAAAGTTAATAATTATACAATTAATAATCGGCTATAAAGATTAACTTTATTTGTCATTTGTGTTACAATATGATTATCAGTTAGTTTTTTCATTGAAAAAATTAACAATTGACACAAAACAAACATTATTTTATAATCATACGAAAAAGTTCCTCAAATAATTTTTCAATTTAAAGAAAAGCATTATCTTTGCGCTCTGAAATAGACCATTACACTATTCTTACCAAATAGTACAAAGTAATAATAATTAAAAAACAAATACTGAAATGAAAAAAGGTATTCATCCAGAATCATATCGTCCAGTCGTATTCAAAGATATGTCTAACGGCGATGTATTTTTATCTCAATCAACTTGCAACACTAAAGAAACTGTAGAATTCGAAGGTGAAACTTATCCATTGGTTAAGCTTGAAATTTCTAACACTTCACACCCATTTTACACTGGTAAATCTACAATGATAGATACAGCTGGTCGTATTGATAAGTTCAAAAGCCGTTACGGAGACCGTAGCAAAAAATAATATTCAGATTTTATCTGATAAAAAAGCTCTGATACAAAATTGTATCAGAGCTTTTTTTATTGCTTGTATACCCGGATATACCGTCCCTCTACATCCGGATGAAACGACCTTCTACACCCGGGTGGAGCAATGCTCTACACCTGGATAGAATAAACATTTATTGGTTAGTGAATGCAAAACATCACATTTAAAGAATAAAAAACAGGGGAAGATAGTTAATAGCTAGTCAAGCGGGTAGCTTTTATACTTCCGCGTAGCTTTTTAAAAGCTACGCGATAATATTTAATTGATTTACAATGTTTTATACTACCACTGCGAGACTGCGAGGCTTTTTTATGAAAAAAAAATTTAGAGAGATAAATCAAAAACTACCCTTTAGTTAATTCTTCAATGCAAACCGACCATCTTTCCAAACATAGACAAGCTCCTTCTTTAAAAAAGGCTCCAAAGCTTTAGCTAAGCTTTCGTCAAGATTCTGAGGTGAAGTAAAAGTAAAAACAAGTTCATTGCTATCTTTGGAAAGATCAGACTTCAGCAAATAGAAATCCAAAGAAGCACGGGCATCATTATATGCAGCAAGTTTTGCAGATTCAGGAGTTATAAAGAAGCTCTCCATTCCCGGCATATCTATGTAGTCTTTTGAAGGAAGTTCTTTCCATTGGGTTGTATAAAAGGAAATTCGACTATCGCATACCGGACCGCACACTGTATTGATTACGCAGATAATTTTTGTTGTATCATTCAATTGAAGCAACTTCATTTGAAAATTACTCAGCGAGGTGGTTTGTAAACTGACATAGTCTTTAGTAAGCACCTTCATTTCAGACATCTTGTCCATCTTGTTTTTTACTTGTGCTTTCATTTTGCTTTCCAGAAAATCAGCAAAGTCTTCCCGGTTAACTTTAGTCAGTAAAGGACACAACGAATCGGGGATATTAATAAATACCGATTTAGCATCTTGTGCATGTAAGGAAATAACACAAGTCATCAAAAAACAAAGAAGAACAATCTTTTTCATCTTATTAATTTATTTTGAGCCCAAATATAAGAATATCATTCCGATTAAAACTAAAATAAGATCAATAGCTTTACTTTTTAAATTCTTTTCACGGAAAAACATTGCACCAAAGATGAAAGAAACAATAACGCTACTTCTACGAATCATTGATACAATAGAAATCATGGAATCGTTATAACTAAGGGCGTA
This genomic interval carries:
- a CDS encoding type B 50S ribosomal protein L31, which codes for MKKGIHPESYRPVVFKDMSNGDVFLSQSTCNTKETVEFEGETYPLVKLEISNTSHPFYTGKSTMIDTAGRIDKFKSRYGDRSKK
- a CDS encoding DUF3256 family protein; translation: MKKIVLLCFLMTCVISLHAQDAKSVFINIPDSLCPLLTKVNREDFADFLESKMKAQVKNKMDKMSEMKVLTKDYVSLQTTSLSNFQMKLLQLNDTTKIICVINTVCGPVCDSRISFYTTQWKELPSKDYIDMPGMESFFITPESAKLAAYNDARASLDFYLLKSDLSKDSNELVFTFTSPQNLDESLAKALEPFLKKELVYVWKDGRFALKN
- a CDS encoding endonuclease, translated to MKKIFLYLLMQLLIVCIGGQLIAQVPSGYYSSAVGKKKAELKTALHSIIMNAKVLNYGSGAGSTWSGFAQTDVRPDGTVWDMYSNNKVPVNGNSAASGMNIEHSFPKSWWGGDERQSYRDLYNLNPSNSDANSAKSNYTMAVVDGAVTYSNGVIKVGKSSSRPGGLIDAWEPSDEYKGDFARAYMYMVTCYEDYSNDWTTTSALNELDKNTYPTFQQWAYQLLLKWSQQDPVSDKEINRNNTVSKIQGNRNPFIDYPELAEYIWGAKTETPWSENTDPVLYSPANNSTLDLGVTSISKILEKEVSVSGKNLTGDLAVSVTGTGFSVSTSVLTKDQVTAGAKVTVQYTSASAATSTGTLLLSGGGVSVLVNLTAEAVDGIPVLAASNVTSKSFVASWKNVSDATTKYDFSLYQSDKATLVSGYPVSVNASSETQTVANLTPDTQYYYKLAGGGLSSNLIGAKTLVAVPVVTATPQGGNLDFVTLPNVTSSVKSVTVSTEYINSNISVQVGTPFEISSDQQTWSNTITLASVGGTFYVRMASSVAGSYQSTLSLNCSEITDAQELTVNGSAELAKTFLEDFEKKNTVGYFNGEVESTTGSWVFVNTLIMNGDNSDLKNGIRSARIKPAGSISMNFDKQNGIGTLSLYAGTYGTDVATTLGIYYSSDAGTTWKSVAENIGVSNTFTEYKYSINISGNVRIKIVNLTTSGTKPRVNVDDISMTDYTSTGISKNESDSFRFYVQSNQLVIQNDKTQTICIYNISGQTIYKQKLMPGVTSVTLPQGIYILSGEGVVKKVIVK
- a CDS encoding endonuclease/exonuclease/phosphatase family protein, encoding MKKLLIVLNLLLLFSLFGNAQEKKYALYSAAFYNLENLFDYTHDQGKDDYEYLPDGKNGWDSIKYVSKLHNMAQVISQLARDKQPEGPAFIGVAEVENRKVLEALVKQPALASTGYQFVHYEGPDKRGIDCGLIYNPALFKVTTSKLDLYVNPNDTVHKTRGFLIVSGILANEKVTVIVNHWPSRGAESPARVLAGQQVRVLKDSLLTADPASKVIIMGDMNDDPMDQSMSQALGAKREIKDVEQGGLYNPWWNTLAKGMGTLTYKGKWNLFDQIVVSSNLLGDDRSTLKFCQNEIFYRDFMIEQEGKYKGSPKRTFGGSTWLNGYSDHLPTIIYLIKEIK